A DNA window from bacterium contains the following coding sequences:
- a CDS encoding translation initiation factor IF-2 N-terminal domain-containing protein, with product MRIFQLAKELNVDSKEILDALEDMGLEAKSNLSPLDDAVVAELRDLFKPKPVRPSKEEALKRAATEREEKERAAREERQREEERRAAAKKAALERAAAHRRPEGAAPAAAVPAEPSPTEAPAAPAPVVPTPAPIAATPAAAPAPVEAPAVVPTPAPPAAPVEKPAPKPAEKAAEAVVATPAAPQAAAPAPAPAPVAPPQPARPAAAPARPAPPPVSRLGKAVIAPPPSTASERAKLLGLTPGSAAAAAAAAGRRGVP from the coding sequence GTGCGGATTTTCCAACTGGCCAAAGAACTCAACGTCGACAGCAAGGAGATCCTCGACGCCCTCGAAGACATGGGCCTCGAGGCGAAGTCCAACCTGTCGCCGCTGGACGACGCCGTCGTCGCCGAACTCCGGGATCTCTTCAAGCCGAAGCCGGTCCGTCCCTCCAAGGAAGAGGCGCTCAAGCGCGCCGCGACGGAACGGGAAGAGAAGGAACGCGCCGCGCGCGAAGAGCGGCAGCGCGAGGAAGAGCGCCGCGCCGCGGCGAAGAAGGCCGCCCTCGAGCGGGCCGCGGCGCATCGCCGCCCGGAAGGCGCCGCTCCGGCGGCCGCCGTTCCGGCCGAGCCCTCGCCGACGGAAGCCCCCGCCGCCCCGGCCCCCGTCGTCCCGACGCCGGCGCCGATCGCCGCGACCCCGGCCGCCGCGCCGGCCCCGGTCGAGGCGCCCGCCGTCGTCCCGACGCCGGCGCCGCCCGCCGCCCCCGTCGAGAAGCCGGCCCCGAAGCCGGCGGAGAAGGCGGCGGAAGCCGTCGTCGCGACGCCCGCCGCCCCCCAGGCGGCCGCTCCCGCTCCCGCTCCCGCGCCGGTCGCGCCGCCGCAGCCCGCGCGCCCCGCGGCCGCCCCGGCCCGCCCCGCCCCGCCGCCGGTTTCGCGCCTCGGCAAGGCGGTCATCGCGCCGCCGCCGTCGACCGCCAGCGAACGGGCCAAGCTGCTCGGGCTGACCCCCGGGTCGGCCGCCGCCGCGGCCGCCGCCGCCGGCCGGCGAGGCGTGCCGC
- the nusA gene encoding transcription termination factor NusA: MQNELLQAIDDIGRDKGIDREVVIKALEEAYAAASRKVFRSRENIVSVFDQENGTFRVYALKRVVADVEDEDTEISLEDALEIDPQADFDMELRFDKPCPELGRIAAQAAKQVIYQKVKEAEREKVYNEYIDRVGELINGVVKRVERGDVVVDLGSTEGAVPRREQIRAEHCNPGDRVRAVIVDVEKSGKGPQVILSRSDPRLVMKLFEMEVPEIYDGTVRIVSTARDAGERTKIAVQSRDRDVDPVGACVGMKGSRVQSVIRELRGEKIDIVQYHEDGLAFVREALKPAAVNRVALKDEERREVEVIVADDQLSLAIGKKGQNVRLAGKLVGWRIDIKSESEKLDEVEAESAAQARAADLFTRLGADEELVATLIDYGYRELEQLIDADLEDLTAVPGIDTDLALELHDKAETLAAEIQQEEEEAARLAAELSAGAQPDDASLDVAEFLRDVPPAEGKADSASTPEADAPGRDEE, from the coding sequence ATGCAGAACGAACTGTTGCAGGCGATCGACGACATCGGGCGCGACAAGGGCATCGACCGCGAGGTCGTGATCAAGGCCCTGGAAGAAGCCTACGCGGCCGCGTCGCGCAAGGTTTTCCGCTCGCGCGAGAACATCGTCTCCGTGTTCGACCAGGAGAACGGGACGTTCCGCGTCTACGCGCTGAAGCGGGTGGTGGCCGACGTCGAGGACGAGGACACCGAGATCAGCCTCGAGGACGCGCTGGAGATCGACCCCCAGGCGGACTTCGACATGGAGCTCCGCTTCGACAAGCCCTGCCCCGAGCTCGGGCGGATCGCCGCCCAGGCCGCGAAGCAGGTGATCTACCAGAAGGTCAAGGAAGCCGAGCGGGAGAAGGTCTACAACGAGTACATCGACCGCGTCGGCGAGCTGATCAACGGCGTCGTCAAGCGCGTCGAACGCGGCGACGTCGTCGTGGACCTCGGCTCCACGGAAGGGGCGGTGCCCCGGCGCGAGCAGATCCGCGCCGAGCACTGCAACCCCGGCGACCGGGTCCGGGCGGTGATCGTGGACGTCGAGAAGTCGGGCAAGGGGCCGCAGGTCATCCTCTCCCGCTCCGATCCGCGCTTGGTGATGAAGCTCTTCGAGATGGAAGTCCCGGAGATCTACGACGGGACGGTGCGGATCGTCTCCACGGCCCGCGACGCGGGCGAGCGGACGAAGATCGCCGTGCAGTCGCGCGACCGCGACGTCGACCCGGTCGGCGCCTGCGTCGGGATGAAGGGCAGCCGCGTGCAGTCGGTCATCCGCGAGCTCCGCGGCGAGAAGATCGACATCGTCCAGTACCACGAGGACGGGCTGGCGTTCGTCCGCGAGGCGCTCAAGCCGGCCGCGGTGAACCGCGTGGCACTCAAGGACGAGGAGCGGCGCGAGGTCGAGGTGATCGTCGCCGACGACCAGCTCTCCCTCGCCATCGGCAAGAAGGGCCAGAACGTCCGCCTCGCCGGCAAGTTGGTCGGCTGGCGGATCGACATCAAGAGCGAGAGCGAGAAGCTCGACGAGGTGGAGGCCGAGAGCGCCGCGCAAGCCCGCGCCGCCGACCTCTTCACCCGCCTCGGCGCGGACGAGGAGTTGGTCGCCACCCTGATCGACTACGGCTACCGCGAGCTCGAGCAGCTGATCGACGCGGACCTCGAGGACCTCACCGCGGTTCCGGGCATCGACACCGACCTCGCGCTCGAGCTCCACGACAAGGCGGAGACCTTGGCGGCCGAGATCCAGCAGGAAGAAGAGGAAGCCGCGCGGCTCGCGGCGGAACTGTCGGCCGGCGCCCAGCCGGACGACGCATCGCTCGACGTCGCGGAGTTCCTGCGCGACGTCCCGCCCGCAGAAGGCAAGGCGGACTCGGCCTCCACGCCGGAAGCCGACGCCCCCGGGCGGGATGAGGAGTAG